CCTGAATTCCATAGCTTTTATCTGCTCCACCTTCCTGTATTTTTCTCAAAAATATTATTTCATCCCCCCATTCTTTTACAACAACAGTGAAATTTTTTATGCAATCAAGGTTAAATGCAAGGTCAGTAAGCTCATGATAATGTGTAGCAAAAAGGGTTCTTGCTTTTATTTTTTCAGCAATGTATTCTACCACTGACCAAGCTATGCTTATTCCGTCAAAGGTACTTGTCCCTCTTCCTACTTCATCAAGAATTATAAAACTTTTAGGTGTGGCATTATTAAGAATATTTGCAGTCTCAATCATTTCCACCATAAATGTGCTCTGTCCTTTTGCAAGATAATCAGAAGCACCTATGCGAGTGAAGATTCTATCAACAATTCCTATCTTTGCATATTTTGCTGGAACAAAGGAACCAATCTGAGCCATCAAAACTATCAAAGCATTTTGTCTCATATATGTAGATTTTCCTGCCATATTTGGTCCTGTAAGAATTATTATCCTTTGGTCAGCTGGACCGATTAAAAGATCATTGGGAATAAATCTTCCTTCATAAAGCTTTCCAAGTTGAATGAGTCTTTCAATTACAGGGTGTCTGCCATCTTTTATCTCTATAATATCCTCTTCATTTATCTCAGGTCTCACGTAGTTATATTTTGAGGCAACCTTTGCAAGTGAAAGAAGAAAATCAATAAACCCTATTGTTTCTCCATTATTAAGTATCTTATCAGTAAAAGGTAAAATTGAATTTACCAATTCTATAAAGAGTTCCTGCTCAAGTATTTTAAGCTTTTCCTCAGCGCTCATTATTTTTAACTCAAGCTCTTTGAGTTCTTCTGTAATAAATCTCTCTGCATTTGCGAGAGTTTGTTTCCTTATATAATGAGATGGAACAAGGTGAAGATTTGGCTTTGTTACTTCTATATAGTATCCAAAGACTCTGTTATATCCAATTTTAAGTGAATTTATTCCTGTTTTTTTTCTTTCCTCAGCTTCCATATTGAGTATATATTTTTTACTTTCAGTTCTTAATGCTCTAAGTTCGTCTATGGTTGAATTATATCCATCTCTGAAAATGCCACCTTCTGTTATTACAGGAGGAGGATTTTCTGTCAAAGCATTCTCTATCTTTGTCACAAGCTCATTTAGTTCGTATAGAGAATTATAAAGGCTATTTAGTATTTCTGTTTTATTTCTCAAAACTTCTCTTAATTCTGGAATTCTTTTTAAAGCATTCTTGAGGGAGTTAAGTTCCTTTGGATTTATACTTTTGCCTTTAATCTTGAGAGCAATTCTTTCAATATCTGGGAAATCCTTCAGAATTTTTTCTAATTTCTCTCTCAATAGATAATCTCCACAAAAAGCCTCAATACCATCAAATCTTTTTTCTATTTCTGATATATTTAGAAGTGGACAGGATAATGTATTTTTAAGGAAGCGAGCTCCCATAGGTGTAAGCGTTTCATCTAATACCCATATTAGAGAACCTTCCCGACTACCATCAAGGGATACAAAAATCTCAAGATTTTTTTTGGTAGAAGCATCAAGAAGCATAAACTCAGAAAGATTTAATATCTTTATACCTTTAAACTCCGTTTGCTGTTTATTTTCTTCAAGATATTTTAAGAGTGCACCTCCTGCTGAAATAGCATTAGAGAATTCCTCTGCTCCATAGCTTTTAAGAGAGGCTACTTTGAAATGCTCCAAGAGAGTTTTATACGCAAGGAGATAATCAAATTTCCAGTCTTCAATGAAAGTCTTGTTATAAGAGGATATTTCAAATTTTAGGCTATCCTCAAAACTTGCAGGAATAAGAATCTCTTTTGGTTCAAACCTTTCAATTTCATCAGTAATATTTTTATCTGTCTCATAAAGGAAAAACTGTCCTGTGGTAATATCTGCTAAGGCTATCCCGATTTTCCCTTTAGATGGATATATGGACATAATATATATGTTCTCTCTAACGCCTTCTGGTAGATAAGTTCCAGGAGTCAAAACCTTTATAACTTCTCTTTCTACAATTCCTTTTGAGGTTTTAGGGTCTCCTATTTGTTCACATATTGCCACCTTATAGCCTTCACGGAGAAGTTTTTCAATATATGAATCTGCTGAAAAATATGGTATACCACACATAGGAATAGCCTTTTCCTTTGATTTATCTCTTGATGTTAAAGTTATTCCCAGTATCTTGGAAGCAATAACAGCATCTTCTCCAAACATCTCATAAAAATCACCGAGTCTAAAAAAAACTATAGCATCCTTATATTGCTCTTTAACTCTTAGATACTGACGCATAAGAGGAGTAAGTTCTTCTTGTGAGACTTCCATAGAGTTCATTTTTTTATTATACAGTATTGACAACTCCGCCTAAAATGTTCTATTTTTAACTGCGATGGTTTTTTTGAGGTCCTTTAGTGTTTTGGTAATTTCTGACGAAGCAGAAAAGCTTTATGAAATTTTTGATTCCATAGGTATTACTTTAAGAAAAACGAATAAGACAAAATCCCCTGCCTCTACAAACTTTTCTACCTATGACATTGCCTTTATAGATATTGATTCTGAAGGATGGGAAAAAAGAGTTATTGATCTAAAACAATATATGCCTGTAATCACCATCGGTAAATCTGATATAAAAAAGGCCATAAAATCAATGAAATTAGGAGCAACAGATTTTCTTCAAAAGCCTTTAAGGAACGAATCTGTAAAGGAAATTTTTGAAAATTTTAAGGATAAACCAAAGGTAGAAATAAATGGTCTTATTGGAATAAGTAGAATCATGGAAGATGTTTACTGCGGTATAAGAAAGGCAGCACTTACAGATAGTAATGTTCTTATTACAGGTGAGTCAGGCACAGGTAAAGAACTTGTAGCAAGAGCAATTCACAATTTAAGTGAGAGAAAAGAAAATCCATTTATTGTTATAAACTGCACAGCTATACCCGATACTTTGCTTGAGTCAGAACTTTTTGGTTTTGAGAAAGGAGCATTTACAGGTGCAAATTACACTAAAAAAGGACTTATTGAATGGGCTGACAGAGGAACATTATTTTTTGATGAAATTGGTGATGTGTCACCTCTTTTTCAGACTAAAATTTTGAGGGTTATTCAGGAAGGTGAATTCATAAGAATAGGCGGAAATCACCCAGTAAAAGTTGATGTAAGATTTATAGCTGCTACGAATAAAGACTTGTCTAAAGCCTGCAAAGAAGGTGTTTTCAGAGAAGACCTTTTTTATAGATTAAATGTAATTCACATAGAGATTCCTCCATTAAGAAGTAGAAAGGAGGATATTCCTTCCCTTACACAGTTTTTTATAAAAAAGCATTCAGCTAAAAGAAAAGATATAAATATTAAAGGAATCACGGAAGAAGCCCTTGATGCTTTAATGTCCTACTCTTTCCCTGGCAATGTTCGCGAACTTGAAAACATTATTGAAAGAGCTATAGCATTCACAAACTCTGTTGAGATTACGATTAAAGACTTGCCTGCCTATTTATTAAAAACTCAACATTCTAAAAAAACACCCCACGGCAATCTCAGAGAAGCAGTGGATAATTTTGAAAAAGAATTAATATGGTCAGCCTTACAGAAAAGTAGAGGTAATATCTCAAAAGCAGCAGAATTATTGGGAATTCACAGACAACAACTTCAGAGGAAACTGAAACAATTTAAAATTGCTACATAATTTTAGCTGAAACAACTTGTTGCATTTTATATAACCTATTTACAAGCAATTTTTTTCCATAGAAACAAAAATGCAATAATATGTTGCATGAACTATTATTTCCTTCATAGTAAAGCCTCATTTTTAGTTAATTTGTTATCTGGCATGTCTATTGCATAATCAATTAATAATGAAAAAGGTTTGGAAAAAAATGAAAGATCTGCTTGTATCAATAACTTTTTCAAAACCAAAGGAGTTTGACAGACTCCGAAAAAAGCCTGAAAAAAACAAAAAGAAGGGAGGTGAAAAAAAGACAAGGGTAAGATGTTTTGTCTAACAGAAGAAAAGTGGGGCTATTTTAATTTATTCAGAGAAAAAGAAAAAAATTAAAAAGGAGGAGGCTGTGGAATGAGTAAATTAAGGAAACTATATGAACTTATGATGGCTGGTGCAATATACCAAGCCAAGTGGGAAAAGCAGATGTCAGATAACATCCTGAAGAACAAGAAAAGGTTGTTGATTTTGATAGCTCTTTTATCACCCATTGTTCTTGTATCTTTTTTAGGTGCTGCTGATTTTCTGGGGGGTAAATCAGCCTACGCACCATCGCACTACACAACAACAGTTTTCATTGCATCAATAGCAGTAGGACTTGCAGCAGGGCTAATTACAGGATGTATAGGTGCAGGCGGTGGATTTATCATAGCACCAGCACTTATGGCAGCAGGAGTTAAGGGAATTTTAGCAGTAGGAACAGACCAGTTTCACATATTTGCAAAGGCAATCATGGGAACAGTTATTCATAAAAAGCTCGGAAATGTTTGTGTGGGATTAGCTGTTGCCTTTGTCATAGGTTCTGTTTTAGGTGCAACAACAGGCGGTTATATTCAAAGGACAATTTATAATTGGGATCCTGTGGCAAGTGAAGCCTTCATCAGCATTGTTTATGCTATCATACTTGGATTTCTGGGATTTTATGGGTTAAGAGACTATATAAAGTTGAGCAAGGCTCGCAAAAAAGGTGTGCAGGCAGGTGGAGATGCTCATGGAGATGCACATGGTGGACCTATGACAACAACAAAGCTCGCACTTAATATTCAGAAGATTAATATCCCTCCAATGATAAATTTTGATGAAGACTTTGGAGGGAGAAGAATATCATGGCTCTTTGTTGCTATGTGTGGTTTTCTGGTTGGTCTTCTTGCAGCAGTTATGGGAGTTGGTGGCGGATTTGTAACATTCCCACTTTTTGTCTATGTACTTGGAGTATCAACACCAACAACAGTTGGAACTGATATTCTTCAGATAATCTTTACTGCAGGTTATTCCTCAATTTCTCAGTATGCCATTTATGGTTATGTTTTCTATACCCTTGCAATGGGATTGCTTCTTGGTTCTCTTATAGGAATTCAGATTGGAGCACTTACAACAAAGGTTGTTCCTGGAATGGTTATCAGAGGATTCTGGGTGCTTACAATTTTAGCAGGTTTTGCAAACAGAGCAAGTGTTGTTCCTGATAAATTAAGAAGCCTTGAACTGTGGTCAATATCAAAAGAAGCCTGTGACATTATCACTCTTATTGGAAATGTTGTATTCTGGGCAGCGGTTGGAGGTTTTGGAATTTGGGTTTTAGGTAGTTTCTTTAAGAACTTAAAGGCTTTTAGAGAGGAGGGATAAGATGGCTGCTGATAAAAAACATCTAACATGGGGATTGATTTTATTAATAAGCTTTATCGGTGTATTGATATTAATATTTGCTCCTATATATGGACAGGGACAGAATGGTTTGGAATACAGTGATGACCTTTTTAATAAGTTGGCAAAAGGTTCT
The Thermodesulfovibrio yellowstonii DSM 11347 DNA segment above includes these coding regions:
- the mutS gene encoding DNA mismatch repair protein MutS, which encodes MEVSQEELTPLMRQYLRVKEQYKDAIVFFRLGDFYEMFGEDAVIASKILGITLTSRDKSKEKAIPMCGIPYFSADSYIEKLLREGYKVAICEQIGDPKTSKGIVEREVIKVLTPGTYLPEGVRENIYIMSIYPSKGKIGIALADITTGQFFLYETDKNITDEIERFEPKEILIPASFEDSLKFEISSYNKTFIEDWKFDYLLAYKTLLEHFKVASLKSYGAEEFSNAISAGGALLKYLEENKQQTEFKGIKILNLSEFMLLDASTKKNLEIFVSLDGSREGSLIWVLDETLTPMGARFLKNTLSCPLLNISEIEKRFDGIEAFCGDYLLREKLEKILKDFPDIERIALKIKGKSINPKELNSLKNALKRIPELREVLRNKTEILNSLYNSLYELNELVTKIENALTENPPPVITEGGIFRDGYNSTIDELRALRTESKKYILNMEAEERKKTGINSLKIGYNRVFGYYIEVTKPNLHLVPSHYIRKQTLANAERFITEELKELELKIMSAEEKLKILEQELFIELVNSILPFTDKILNNGETIGFIDFLLSLAKVASKYNYVRPEINEEDIIEIKDGRHPVIERLIQLGKLYEGRFIPNDLLIGPADQRIIILTGPNMAGKSTYMRQNALIVLMAQIGSFVPAKYAKIGIVDRIFTRIGASDYLAKGQSTFMVEMIETANILNNATPKSFIILDEVGRGTSTFDGISIAWSVVEYIAEKIKARTLFATHYHELTDLAFNLDCIKNFTVVVKEWGDEIIFLRKIQEGGADKSYGIQVARLAGLPLEILNRAREILHRLEKKEFQVFPIRARQLDLFFQGDPIKAELSKIDIDSLNPQKALKKLKELKEMLKND
- a CDS encoding sigma-54-dependent transcriptional regulator, whose amino-acid sequence is MVISDEAEKLYEIFDSIGITLRKTNKTKSPASTNFSTYDIAFIDIDSEGWEKRVIDLKQYMPVITIGKSDIKKAIKSMKLGATDFLQKPLRNESVKEIFENFKDKPKVEINGLIGISRIMEDVYCGIRKAALTDSNVLITGESGTGKELVARAIHNLSERKENPFIVINCTAIPDTLLESELFGFEKGAFTGANYTKKGLIEWADRGTLFFDEIGDVSPLFQTKILRVIQEGEFIRIGGNHPVKVDVRFIAATNKDLSKACKEGVFREDLFYRLNVIHIEIPPLRSRKEDIPSLTQFFIKKHSAKRKDINIKGITEEALDALMSYSFPGNVRELENIIERAIAFTNSVEITIKDLPAYLLKTQHSKKTPHGNLREAVDNFEKELIWSALQKSRGNISKAAELLGIHRQQLQRKLKQFKIAT
- a CDS encoding sulfite exporter TauE/SafE family protein encodes the protein MSKLRKLYELMMAGAIYQAKWEKQMSDNILKNKKRLLILIALLSPIVLVSFLGAADFLGGKSAYAPSHYTTTVFIASIAVGLAAGLITGCIGAGGGFIIAPALMAAGVKGILAVGTDQFHIFAKAIMGTVIHKKLGNVCVGLAVAFVIGSVLGATTGGYIQRTIYNWDPVASEAFISIVYAIILGFLGFYGLRDYIKLSKARKKGVQAGGDAHGDAHGGPMTTTKLALNIQKINIPPMINFDEDFGGRRISWLFVAMCGFLVGLLAAVMGVGGGFVTFPLFVYVLGVSTPTTVGTDILQIIFTAGYSSISQYAIYGYVFYTLAMGLLLGSLIGIQIGALTTKVVPGMVIRGFWVLTILAGFANRASVVPDKLRSLELWSISKEACDIITLIGNVVFWAAVGGFGIWVLGSFFKNLKAFREEG